A genomic window from Paraburkholderia phytofirmans OLGA172 includes:
- a CDS encoding MFS transporter: MDASPVVDVRAFIDETKIGGYQILIAILMFLVIACDGIDVSVMAFAAPQIIRTWGIHKQDIAPVFSSVFLGLAAGSLVAGPIADRFGRKSVLAISVMLFGAMTALAAVSNNLTTLFSLRMVAGLGLGAALPNAVTLVAEYAPARRRALIVTIVFSGYTVGATATGFLAAWLIPTAGWRLALGGAGLVPFLLGAIMLFALPESVVFLATKHIKTDSIGKLMARVRPGTTFRPGTVFMAPEDPGAGKRSIKTILSRQYLFATLTLWMAYFMVIFIVYCLFNWMPVMAREAGFSLSNAAVLTSVFTMAGPVGSVLIGYAMDKAKPAFVLVVTCLAGAAMLWIMSDIPGGFGVMCILSFSVGFFINGSATGLNALSARIYPTEAAATGISWMQGIGKFGGVASALAGGMMLGWGWHMTSILSSLGGPAVVAAAALLALGLARMSTSAARASAAPLSPSAVSD, translated from the coding sequence TTGGATGCTTCCCCGGTGGTTGATGTGCGCGCGTTTATCGACGAAACAAAAATTGGTGGCTATCAGATTTTAATAGCGATCCTTATGTTTTTGGTGATCGCTTGCGACGGTATCGACGTGTCGGTCATGGCCTTCGCGGCCCCGCAAATTATCAGGACCTGGGGCATCCACAAGCAGGACATCGCGCCTGTGTTCAGTTCCGTCTTTTTAGGCTTGGCGGCGGGGTCGCTAGTTGCAGGGCCGATCGCAGACCGGTTCGGGCGCAAAAGCGTTCTCGCTATTAGCGTGATGCTCTTCGGTGCGATGACCGCTCTCGCTGCTGTTTCGAACAATCTAACCACACTTTTTAGCCTACGAATGGTGGCCGGCCTTGGACTCGGGGCCGCGCTTCCGAATGCGGTGACCCTCGTCGCTGAGTACGCGCCTGCGCGGCGCCGTGCCCTCATCGTGACGATAGTTTTTTCGGGTTATACGGTCGGTGCAACTGCAACCGGCTTCCTTGCGGCCTGGTTGATTCCTACCGCCGGGTGGCGACTTGCGCTTGGGGGCGCAGGACTAGTGCCGTTTCTTTTGGGGGCGATCATGCTCTTTGCGCTTCCTGAGTCGGTGGTTTTCCTGGCGACGAAGCACATCAAGACGGATTCGATCGGAAAACTTATGGCAAGGGTGCGACCTGGAACCACGTTTCGACCGGGCACCGTATTCATGGCGCCGGAGGATCCGGGGGCGGGCAAGAGATCAATCAAGACCATCTTGTCTCGTCAGTATCTCTTCGCGACGCTGACCTTGTGGATGGCATACTTCATGGTGATCTTCATCGTCTATTGCCTCTTCAACTGGATGCCGGTGATGGCGAGAGAGGCGGGCTTCAGCCTGTCAAACGCCGCCGTTCTGACCTCGGTGTTCACCATGGCAGGTCCCGTAGGATCGGTCCTTATCGGCTACGCGATGGACAAAGCGAAACCGGCGTTCGTATTGGTTGTGACCTGCCTCGCCGGCGCAGCCATGCTCTGGATCATGAGTGACATCCCTGGCGGCTTCGGCGTGATGTGTATCCTTTCGTTCTCAGTTGGATTCTTCATTAACGGCTCGGCGACAGGCCTCAATGCCTTGTCCGCGAGAATCTATCCAACCGAGGCAGCGGCAACGGGAATCAGCTGGATGCAAGGGATCGGCAAGTTCGGCGGGGTTGCCAGCGCACTTGCCGGCGGAATGATGTTGGGTTGGGGCTGGCATATGACCAGCATCCTGAGTTCACTGGGAGGGCCGGCGGTTGTTGCGGCTGCGGCGCTGCTTGCCTTGGGGCTCGCGAGGATGTCCACGAGCGCAGCCAGAGCGTCCGCTGCGCCTCTGTCTCCCAGTGCTGTCTCCGACTAG
- a CDS encoding winged helix-turn-helix transcriptional regulator, with product MKRKSYDSMQCPIARTLERVGEWWSILILRDAMYGMTRFEQFQKNLGISPNILSARLATLVEHGFLEKRVYSEAPYRLEYILTAKGHAFEPVILSMSHFGTTQLAPEGAVSVLVDRETGKKADLAVVDKKTGKNITWPEYIFVPGPAASPDMKRVLEFAEEMAPEKLRAKKARRRA from the coding sequence ATGAAGCGCAAAAGCTACGATTCGATGCAATGCCCCATCGCGCGAACCCTTGAGCGGGTTGGCGAGTGGTGGAGCATCCTGATCCTGCGCGACGCGATGTACGGGATGACGCGATTCGAGCAATTCCAGAAGAACCTTGGCATTTCGCCAAACATTCTGAGCGCGCGCCTGGCCACTCTGGTCGAGCACGGTTTCCTTGAGAAGCGTGTCTACTCGGAAGCACCCTATCGGCTGGAGTACATTCTCACCGCCAAAGGTCACGCGTTCGAGCCGGTCATCTTATCGATGTCTCATTTCGGTACCACCCAACTGGCCCCAGAGGGTGCGGTTTCCGTCCTGGTCGACAGGGAGACTGGAAAGAAGGCCGATTTGGCCGTGGTAGACAAGAAGACGGGTAAGAACATTACATGGCCTGAGTACATCTTTGTGCCAGGGCCCGCCGCTAGTCCCGATATGAAAAGGGTACTTGAGTTCGCCGAAGAAATGGCGCCCGAGAAACTGCGCGCGAAAAAGGCGAGGCGTAGAGCCTGA
- a CDS encoding alpha/beta fold hydrolase gives MQPNRSHENAVTQFVDGKNAKYAYRIIGPQDGVPLVFVHRFRGTIDEWDPAVVNGFAKERRVVLFDNTGVGLSSGDVATSVQQMAENAVDFIAAMHFDKVDLLGFSMGGYIAQTVALTYPSLVEHLILAGTGPGGGEGVVPMAAEVRQVAGREVLGLDEFMHLFFTKSEASQEAGKRYWQRLQLRPGPKEPALSQEGVKAQATALMGMAQGVNAPLPRLGEIKIPVLVANGSNDIMVPTPNSFLMSQKLPNAQLILYPDSGHGFLFQYPELFVEHGLTFLRS, from the coding sequence ATGCAGCCAAATCGCTCACATGAGAATGCCGTCACCCAGTTTGTTGACGGGAAAAATGCGAAATATGCCTATCGAATCATCGGGCCTCAAGACGGTGTGCCACTTGTATTTGTTCACCGATTTCGAGGCACTATCGATGAATGGGATCCGGCGGTGGTGAACGGGTTCGCGAAGGAGCGGCGTGTCGTGTTATTCGACAACACCGGGGTAGGGTTGTCTTCCGGTGATGTGGCAACGTCCGTCCAGCAAATGGCTGAGAATGCGGTTGACTTTATCGCTGCCATGCATTTTGATAAGGTCGATCTTCTGGGTTTCTCAATGGGCGGTTACATCGCGCAAACAGTAGCCTTGACTTATCCGTCGCTCGTAGAGCATCTCATTTTGGCCGGCACAGGCCCTGGCGGCGGCGAGGGCGTAGTGCCGATGGCAGCGGAAGTGCGTCAGGTTGCGGGGCGTGAGGTACTTGGCCTCGACGAGTTTATGCATCTCTTTTTTACGAAATCTGAGGCGAGCCAGGAAGCCGGCAAGCGCTATTGGCAGCGTCTGCAACTGCGTCCCGGCCCGAAGGAGCCTGCTCTGTCTCAGGAGGGTGTAAAGGCGCAGGCGACCGCGCTGATGGGCATGGCGCAGGGAGTAAACGCTCCGTTGCCGCGACTTGGCGAAATCAAGATTCCGGTTTTGGTCGCTAACGGCAGCAATGACATCATGGTTCCGACACCGAATTCGTTCCTTATGTCGCAGAAACTCCCCAACGCCCAGTTAATTCTTTACCCCGACTCTGGGCATGGTTTTCTGTTTCAGTATCCAGAGCTTTTTGTTGAGCACGGGCTTACCTTTCTCCGTTCATAG
- a CDS encoding SDR family NAD(P)-dependent oxidoreductase: protein MTVESKANGVSSGRAGASRFRLDGQVAIVTGGGSGIGREVADALVDSGAFVAILDADEENARAAASAIGPQSVAIVADVSDERSISDAVDQVAREYGRIDVLFNNAGVNKRQPTVDMPLDDWNFVVSVNMTGMFLCAQSVARHMIAAKRGSIVNTASVLGISGGWYPNIAYAATKGAVVNMTRSWAVEWAPFGIRVNAIAPGIVRTRFTEAMVAQPTLVDKFEKLTPLGRLGDPDDVVGPVLFLASDAAAMVTGHTLPIDGGMLAQ from the coding sequence ATGACGGTAGAAAGCAAGGCAAACGGAGTGTCGTCTGGTCGGGCCGGTGCATCACGCTTCAGACTGGACGGCCAGGTGGCGATTGTTACTGGCGGCGGATCGGGCATCGGGCGTGAGGTGGCGGATGCATTGGTCGATTCTGGTGCATTCGTTGCGATATTGGACGCTGATGAAGAAAATGCCCGCGCCGCTGCCTCGGCAATCGGCCCCCAGTCTGTAGCTATCGTGGCCGACGTTAGCGACGAGCGATCCATTTCGGATGCTGTGGATCAGGTTGCTCGGGAGTATGGTCGCATTGACGTACTGTTCAACAATGCAGGCGTCAACAAGCGGCAACCGACCGTCGATATGCCCTTGGACGACTGGAATTTCGTTGTCTCGGTGAATATGACCGGAATGTTTCTTTGTGCGCAGTCGGTCGCACGTCATATGATCGCGGCCAAACGCGGCAGCATCGTCAATACCGCATCTGTGCTTGGGATTTCTGGTGGCTGGTATCCCAACATTGCCTATGCGGCGACGAAGGGAGCCGTCGTAAATATGACCCGATCCTGGGCAGTAGAGTGGGCTCCATTTGGTATACGTGTCAACGCGATCGCACCCGGTATTGTCCGAACTCGTTTTACTGAGGCGATGGTCGCACAGCCGACGCTTGTAGATAAGTTTGAGAAGTTGACGCCGCTTGGCAGACTCGGTGACCCCGACGATGTAGTCGGGCCAGTTCTGTTCCTGGCGAGCGATGCGGCGGCGATGGTCACGGGCCATACGCTTCCGATCGACGGAGGCATGCTCGCCCAATAA
- a CDS encoding helix-turn-helix domain-containing protein, with product MEVSRFSYDGGAFGLTPIMPRDDAYFMSVKLRPMSSGRMWLGDRVVTNLQMPLRVHAVCFAHLSDEPHSELFEPFDLVRFRLPRFALKQFIDDVGAPQIEALRCPTPGTVDPIVGHLAACLLPALEQPEGACPLFIDAITRALSAHLLQTYGNVKFSPPPTRRGGLALWQEKRVRELIDTHLDGSLTVPMLANECSMSVGHFGHAFKQQTGQSPYQFLIAQRLLRAKALMLTTQLSLAEIALASGFAAQAHFNRRFLAANGLSPGAWRRAAR from the coding sequence ATGGAGGTATCACGCTTTTCTTACGATGGTGGTGCATTCGGCTTAACACCAATCATGCCTCGCGACGACGCCTATTTCATGAGTGTGAAATTGAGGCCGATGTCGTCCGGCCGCATGTGGCTTGGCGATCGCGTTGTCACGAATCTGCAGATGCCGCTTCGCGTACATGCAGTGTGTTTTGCGCATCTGAGCGATGAACCACACTCCGAGCTGTTTGAGCCATTTGACCTCGTTCGATTCCGCCTTCCACGCTTCGCCCTGAAGCAGTTCATCGACGATGTGGGCGCCCCGCAGATCGAAGCGTTGCGATGCCCCACGCCGGGGACGGTGGATCCGATCGTCGGGCATCTTGCAGCCTGCCTTCTTCCGGCGCTCGAACAACCGGAAGGGGCATGCCCGCTGTTTATCGACGCAATCACGCGTGCCCTTAGCGCGCATCTGCTCCAGACTTACGGCAACGTCAAATTTAGTCCCCCTCCGACTCGCCGGGGGGGACTCGCGCTGTGGCAAGAGAAGCGGGTAAGGGAGCTGATCGATACGCATCTTGATGGATCTCTGACGGTACCGATGTTAGCCAACGAATGTAGCATGTCGGTGGGACACTTCGGCCACGCGTTCAAACAGCAGACTGGACAGTCTCCGTATCAGTTTCTGATCGCTCAGCGCCTGCTCCGCGCGAAGGCATTGATGCTTACAACTCAACTTTCCCTCGCGGAGATTGCGCTAGCCTCTGGTTTTGCCGCTCAGGCGCACTTCAATAGGCGTTTCCTCGCGGCTAACGGCTTATCCCCCGGGGCGTGGCGCCGCGCAGCCCGATAG
- a CDS encoding DUF3331 domain-containing protein, with translation MDFDRAIRGKPHEGGIRPGQFKVYVTGRPSTSTVTISWCAAGCVYYGDQRWHHAIANRSGVCAMSGETIRKGDPVYKPSCKRATPINMDAMILAVHIDRLAIDL, from the coding sequence ATGGATTTCGATCGTGCCATTCGAGGCAAACCGCATGAGGGTGGTATCCGCCCCGGGCAGTTCAAGGTGTACGTAACAGGTCGACCAAGTACCAGCACAGTGACGATCAGTTGGTGCGCCGCAGGTTGCGTCTACTATGGCGACCAGAGATGGCATCACGCGATTGCGAACCGCTCTGGCGTGTGCGCAATGAGCGGAGAGACTATCCGTAAAGGGGACCCTGTCTATAAGCCGTCATGCAAGCGGGCAACACCGATCAATATGGACGCCATGATCCTGGCAGTCCACATTGATCGCCTGGCGATCGATCTATAG
- a CDS encoding LuxR C-terminal-related transcriptional regulator produces MARLSAREREVLDGLLDGRTSKEIARVLNISPKTVDVQRTNVMRQMLVSSGAELVRLLGALRRE; encoded by the coding sequence TTGGCCCGTCTCTCCGCTCGCGAGCGCGAGGTCCTGGACGGCTTGCTGGACGGCCGGACCAGCAAGGAAATCGCGCGTGTATTGAACATCAGCCCAAAGACGGTGGATGTCCAACGCACGAATGTGATGCGGCAGATGTTGGTTAGCAGCGGCGCCGAACTCGTTCGTTTGCTTGGGGCATTGCGCCGCGAATGA
- a CDS encoding PAS domain-containing protein, which yields MSNEALRADIDRRRAAQTLSAESREKYHALFRHLPLGLLVCDASGDITEANRTFQQYLGANTRAALEQGLSDPTRVIKADADTVP from the coding sequence ATGAGCAACGAAGCGCTGCGAGCCGACATTGACCGCCGCCGGGCCGCGCAAACTCTATCTGCGGAAAGCCGCGAGAAGTATCACGCACTCTTTCGGCATTTGCCGCTGGGGCTGCTTGTATGCGATGCAAGCGGCGACATCACCGAGGCCAACCGTACGTTTCAGCAATATCTCGGCGCCAACACCCGAGCCGCGCTCGAACAGGGACTCTCGGATCCGACGCGTGTTATCAAGGCAGACGCGGACACCGTACCTTGA
- a CDS encoding tautomerase family protein yields MPTYLVSAAAGRLDAAAKQQIAFGITQSHSTATGAQGFFAQVIFDDVPAGNHFIGGKPLRSDQIFVHGYIRAGRTADQKQQLFNDIVRVVQEGANVESRFVWAYISELPPAQMVEYGKVLPEPGGEGEWLNAMSDEDRDYLLSIG; encoded by the coding sequence ATGCCTACCTATCTGGTTTCCGCAGCAGCAGGGCGTCTCGACGCAGCGGCCAAGCAGCAGATCGCCTTTGGAATCACGCAATCACACAGCACCGCGACCGGAGCACAAGGATTCTTTGCTCAGGTGATATTCGACGACGTCCCCGCTGGTAATCATTTCATCGGTGGGAAGCCGCTCAGATCAGATCAGATATTCGTGCACGGTTACATCCGTGCAGGTCGTACGGCCGATCAGAAACAGCAGTTGTTCAACGATATTGTGCGAGTTGTACAGGAGGGGGCAAACGTAGAGTCGCGGTTCGTTTGGGCATATATTTCTGAACTTCCTCCAGCGCAGATGGTTGAGTACGGAAAGGTGCTTCCCGAACCCGGGGGCGAAGGAGAATGGCTCAATGCCATGAGCGATGAGGATCGCGACTATCTGCTGAGTATCGGGTAA
- a CDS encoding tyrosine-type recombinase/integrase: MQQIEARIHRLSTLYSQLHIRQGGRSEMVRSLPACVVESLYQILDPESDANPFRRSQTRWRVFIAFVLMLHQGLRRGELLLLTADAIKSSHDRKLDRTRYWLNVRQNGYEEADGDSRYSKPSIKTLHSIRQIPVSDATARLVQAYCDNYRGRPSHSFMLNAQTGGPLSTESLTKIFTLISKALPAEVLQELHDRTGKKSVTCHDLRHTCAVLRLHQLLERGDAMDEALQKMRTFFGWSKESDMPSRYARAVFENRLASVWNDEFDDRVAVLRALPQGR; encoded by the coding sequence ATGCAGCAGATCGAAGCGCGGATCCATCGCCTGTCGACGCTTTACAGCCAGCTTCACATACGGCAAGGCGGCCGAAGTGAGATGGTTCGATCGCTGCCTGCCTGTGTGGTCGAAAGCCTCTATCAGATACTGGATCCGGAGTCGGATGCCAATCCGTTCCGACGTTCCCAGACGCGCTGGCGGGTCTTCATTGCATTCGTGCTGATGCTCCATCAGGGACTGCGCCGGGGCGAACTCTTGCTGCTGACCGCGGATGCCATCAAAAGCAGCCATGACCGCAAGCTTGATCGGACACGGTACTGGCTGAACGTCCGACAGAATGGGTATGAAGAAGCAGACGGCGATAGCCGCTACTCGAAACCGAGCATCAAGACGCTTCATTCGATCAGGCAGATACCGGTAAGCGATGCGACGGCGCGCCTCGTGCAGGCCTATTGCGACAATTACCGGGGGCGACCTTCCCATTCGTTCATGCTTAATGCCCAGACTGGCGGTCCTCTGTCCACAGAGTCATTGACCAAGATCTTTACGTTGATATCGAAGGCATTGCCAGCCGAGGTGCTGCAGGAACTGCACGATCGCACCGGGAAAAAATCGGTTACCTGTCACGACCTCCGGCACACCTGCGCTGTGCTGAGGCTTCACCAGTTACTGGAGCGAGGCGACGCGATGGACGAAGCACTACAGAAGATGCGCACGTTCTTCGGCTGGTCAAAAGAATCAGACATGCCTTCGCGCTATGCCAGGGCCGTCTTTGAAAACCGGCTCGCGAGCGTATGGAACGACGAATTCGATGATCGTGTGGCTGTGTTGCGCGCGCTTCCACAGGGCCGTTGA
- a CDS encoding tyrosine-type recombinase/integrase yields MQKAPSSQTHLGIEPSVLESMVSSLPELPPVVRYYDDFDDTLRSVPEVRQADILGLHINGRLFRLDLSRYPSSYGTLQKHLLVFLLGEDLHISTCFNVLNAAMHLDVHDVERIVEAGPTRISTIWMTLRGRQLVVHAYRFVKAVLRLLCRHRLYGWSESYLAYVSACLPGPATDKYARVRSGDVFLSVDEEAAIVRYLDETSNLIRTSGWSSLPYEALCDAAMVLCSYQFAMRPIQIAMLTMRDVRIWDLEHSGEPTVHLTFLMVKQQGKLRKRPMVRRVKQEWGILFIALVAYADSQGRDANDRVFGVKSNHEAGSRIARRVEILIGDDACAMDLRHTAAQRLVDAGASHEELAEFMGHSHVQTGLVYYATSATHAERVNRALGASDIYRRVAKIAHDRFISPEELTQLKGEQQIAGVPHGIPIAGIGGCKSGQPACPYNPVTSCYGCRKFMPLHDKTMHERVLAEMREVVIFFDQSSRGDTRSPAYLQLQRTIAEIQTVIEELEADNR; encoded by the coding sequence ATGCAAAAAGCTCCGTCGTCCCAGACTCACCTGGGAATCGAGCCATCGGTGCTTGAAAGCATGGTGTCGTCGTTGCCAGAACTGCCGCCGGTCGTGCGCTACTACGACGACTTCGACGACACGCTGCGCTCCGTGCCCGAAGTCCGCCAGGCCGATATCCTCGGGCTTCACATCAATGGTCGACTGTTCCGGCTTGATCTTAGTCGGTACCCTTCTTCGTACGGCACCCTCCAGAAGCATCTGCTGGTCTTCCTGCTGGGTGAAGACCTGCATATCTCGACCTGCTTCAATGTTCTGAACGCAGCAATGCATCTTGATGTTCATGATGTCGAACGCATCGTCGAAGCCGGACCAACCCGCATATCAACGATATGGATGACGCTGCGCGGCCGCCAGTTAGTCGTTCACGCCTATCGTTTCGTCAAGGCCGTGCTGCGTTTGCTATGCCGGCATCGCCTGTATGGCTGGTCCGAGTCATATCTGGCCTATGTCAGCGCTTGCCTGCCCGGCCCCGCAACAGACAAGTATGCCCGTGTGCGATCAGGCGATGTGTTTCTGTCCGTTGACGAGGAAGCCGCGATTGTGCGCTATCTGGATGAAACGTCGAATCTCATTAGGACAAGCGGCTGGTCAAGTCTTCCATACGAGGCACTTTGCGATGCGGCGATGGTGCTCTGTTCCTACCAGTTTGCCATGCGTCCGATTCAGATCGCGATGCTGACGATGCGTGACGTACGGATATGGGATCTGGAACACAGTGGCGAGCCGACCGTGCATCTCACGTTTCTCATGGTCAAGCAACAGGGGAAGCTTCGAAAGAGACCGATGGTCCGTCGTGTGAAACAGGAATGGGGGATATTGTTCATCGCGCTGGTTGCGTATGCAGACTCTCAGGGGCGCGATGCCAATGATCGCGTCTTCGGCGTCAAATCCAATCATGAAGCCGGATCTCGCATTGCCCGCCGCGTGGAAATCCTGATCGGCGACGATGCTTGCGCTATGGACCTTCGTCATACCGCGGCGCAGCGACTCGTTGACGCCGGTGCCAGTCATGAGGAGCTCGCTGAATTCATGGGCCATTCGCATGTGCAGACCGGGCTGGTTTACTACGCGACATCGGCCACCCACGCGGAGCGGGTGAACCGGGCGCTCGGTGCGTCGGACATATACCGGCGTGTGGCGAAGATTGCGCACGACCGGTTCATCTCCCCGGAAGAGCTCACCCAACTCAAAGGGGAGCAACAGATTGCCGGCGTGCCTCACGGAATTCCGATCGCCGGTATCGGCGGCTGCAAATCTGGTCAGCCCGCTTGCCCCTACAACCCGGTCACGTCGTGCTACGGATGCAGGAAGTTCATGCCCCTGCACGACAAGACGATGCATGAGCGCGTGCTGGCCGAGATGCGCGAAGTGGTGATCTTCTTCGACCAGAGTTCCCGCGGCGACACCAGGTCGCCTGCCTATCTGCAACTGCAGCGCACGATCGCCGAGATACAGACAGTCATCGAGGAACTGGAAGCCGACAACCGATGA